In a genomic window of Nodosilinea sp. E11:
- a CDS encoding ABC transporter ATP-binding protein produces the protein MLEVQNLSVNYRGRQALDDISLRLGAGELVGLIGPNGAGKSTLIQAMLGLVPCRGQVLFKGAPLRRRQSVAYVPQRSRIDWDYPITAGQVAMMAQAALAGWFRQPSQRAKQRVTVALERVDMLDLCDRPIGQLSGGQQQRIFLARALAQEADLLLLDEPFTGIDKKTEALMLAIFAELQQEGKTLVVCSHEWGEALHRYDRLLLLNRRLLADDTPQAVMTLDNIQRAYGQGPEPTGAIDSYADFFC, from the coding sequence ATGCTAGAGGTTCAAAACCTGTCTGTCAACTACCGGGGGAGGCAGGCCCTAGATGATATCTCTCTGCGTTTGGGGGCAGGGGAATTGGTGGGGCTGATTGGCCCCAATGGCGCTGGCAAAAGCACGTTAATTCAGGCAATGCTGGGCCTGGTGCCCTGTCGAGGACAGGTGCTGTTTAAGGGTGCGCCCCTGCGGCGGCGGCAATCGGTAGCCTATGTGCCCCAGCGATCGCGCATCGACTGGGACTACCCCATTACCGCTGGTCAGGTGGCGATGATGGCCCAGGCAGCTCTCGCCGGGTGGTTTCGCCAGCCCAGCCAGCGGGCTAAGCAGCGGGTCACCGTCGCCCTAGAGCGGGTAGATATGCTGGATCTATGCGATCGCCCCATTGGGCAACTCTCCGGCGGCCAGCAGCAGCGCATCTTTCTCGCTCGCGCCCTGGCTCAGGAGGCCGATTTGCTGCTGCTCGATGAACCCTTCACCGGCATTGACAAAAAGACAGAAGCCCTCATGCTGGCCATCTTTGCCGAGCTTCAGCAAGAGGGCAAAACCCTGGTGGTGTGCAGCCATGAGTGGGGCGAGGCCCTGCACCGCTACGATCGCCTACTGCTGCTCAACCGTCGCTTGTTGGCCGACGACACCCCCCAGGCGGTGATGACCCTCGACAATATTCAGCGAGCCTACGGCCAGGGGCCAGAGCCGACCGGGGCGATCGACTCCTACGCTGATTTCTTTTGCTAG
- a CDS encoding RNA-binding protein translates to MSLYVGNLSYDVTREDLERVFAEYGDVKRVSLPTDRETGRPRGFAFVDMAAETQEDSIIESLDGAEWMGREMRVNKARPRDDARSGGGGGGNGGNYRRTGF, encoded by the coding sequence ATGTCACTCTATGTTGGTAATTTGTCCTACGATGTCACCCGCGAAGATCTGGAGCGGGTGTTTGCAGAATACGGCGACGTGAAGCGGGTTAGCCTGCCCACCGATCGCGAAACCGGTCGCCCCCGAGGCTTTGCCTTTGTGGATATGGCGGCTGAAACCCAGGAAGACTCCATCATCGAATCCCTAGATGGGGCCGAGTGGATGGGTCGTGAAATGCGAGTTAATAAAGCTCGCCCCCGCGACGACGCCCGCAGTGGCGGCGGCGGTGGCGGTAACGGCGGCAACTACCGTCGCACCGGTTTCTAG
- the argB gene encoding acetylglutamate kinase yields the protein MVQSPSSQTVNEAEATRVRILSEALPYIQQFRGRTVVVKYGGAAMKDGRLKADVVRDIVFMACVGIRPVVVHGGGPEINIWLGKLGIEPQFKDGLRVTDAPTMDVVEMVLVGRVNKELVGLINQAGGKAVGLCGVDGNLITARPQGAEGVGFVGEVSGIDSGILKSLVEAGYIPIVSSVASDETGQAYNINADTVAGEIAAALGAEKLILLTDTKGILEDYKDPSTLLPKLDIQQARQLIETGVVAGGMIPKVNCCVRSLAQGVGAAHILDGRVPHALLLEIFSDLGIGSMIVASEFRG from the coding sequence ATGGTTCAGTCTCCTTCTTCGCAGACAGTCAACGAGGCCGAGGCTACGCGGGTGCGCATTCTCAGTGAGGCGCTGCCCTATATTCAGCAATTTCGGGGCCGCACGGTGGTGGTAAAGTACGGCGGCGCAGCGATGAAAGATGGCCGCCTAAAAGCCGATGTGGTGCGCGATATTGTGTTTATGGCCTGCGTGGGCATTCGTCCGGTGGTCGTTCACGGTGGCGGCCCAGAGATCAATATTTGGCTAGGCAAGCTGGGGATTGAGCCCCAATTCAAGGATGGGTTGCGGGTCACCGATGCCCCCACCATGGACGTAGTGGAAATGGTGCTGGTAGGCCGGGTGAATAAGGAGTTGGTAGGCCTAATTAACCAGGCCGGGGGCAAGGCTGTGGGCCTGTGCGGCGTCGATGGCAACCTGATTACCGCTCGGCCTCAGGGGGCTGAGGGGGTAGGGTTTGTCGGCGAAGTCAGCGGCATTGACTCGGGTATTTTGAAATCGTTGGTAGAGGCGGGCTACATTCCGATTGTGTCGAGCGTGGCGAGCGATGAAACCGGCCAGGCCTACAATATCAATGCCGACACGGTAGCAGGCGAGATCGCCGCCGCCCTGGGGGCCGAAAAGTTGATTTTGCTCACCGATACCAAGGGCATTCTAGAAGACTACAAAGACCCCTCAACGCTGCTGCCTAAGCTCGATATTCAGCAGGCGCGCCAGCTAATTGAAACGGGGGTTGTGGCCGGGGGCATGATTCCGAAGGTAAATTGCTGCGTGCGATCGCTGGCTCAGGGCGTTGGTGCCGCCCACATTCTGGACGGTCGAGTACCCCACGCGCTGCTGCTAGAAATTTTCAGCGATCTGGGTATTGGCTCTATGATCGTAGCCTCAGAGTTTCGGGGGTAG
- a CDS encoding shikimate kinase, with translation MTLHDRLNGINLYLIGMMGAGKSSTGAELAQALGYQFFDTDGVVEAAAGQPITEIFAHQGEAGFRQLETSVLAELSTYRRLVIATGGGIVTQQQNWSYLHHGIVVWLDVPPAILQARLAGDLDRPLLQGQDWDSKLTTLLAQRQSLYAQADVRVAVTANDSVTAIVARILALVEERIRSEADSAVLN, from the coding sequence ATGACTCTGCACGATCGCCTCAACGGTATCAACCTCTACCTCATCGGCATGATGGGCGCTGGCAAAAGCAGCACTGGCGCTGAGCTAGCCCAGGCCCTGGGCTACCAGTTCTTTGATACCGATGGGGTGGTAGAAGCGGCTGCCGGGCAACCCATTACAGAAATTTTCGCTCACCAGGGTGAGGCGGGCTTTCGCCAACTCGAAACTAGCGTGCTGGCCGAACTGTCGACTTACCGGCGGCTGGTGATCGCGACCGGCGGCGGCATTGTCACCCAGCAGCAAAACTGGAGCTACTTGCACCATGGCATTGTGGTGTGGCTCGATGTTCCCCCCGCTATTCTGCAAGCTCGACTGGCGGGCGACCTAGACCGCCCACTGCTGCAAGGGCAAGACTGGGACAGCAAACTGACTACGCTACTGGCCCAGCGCCAGTCGCTCTATGCCCAGGCCGATGTGCGGGTAGCTGTGACCGCAAACGATAGCGTGACAGCCATTGTGGCCCGTATTCTCGCGCTGGTAGAAGAAAGAATTCGCTCTGAGGCTGATTCTGCCGTGCTCAATTGA
- a CDS encoding EF-hand domain-containing protein, with amino-acid sequence MLTDLQQRKLTKLFSMYDSDYTGALVKKDFELMFKKLSTLRNWSLRSPRCLVLQDKLMRKWQGLEKKADTAHNDQVSRNEWLAYYDDGLTDNELHAEDIISLMELIFDVFDQDEDGKVNEAEWGQLLAAFNESPVYAPLVFPPLDADQDGWLTKAEFLQHFSAFCCSDEADNPANGMFGPY; translated from the coding sequence ATGTTAACTGACTTGCAACAGCGCAAATTGACCAAACTATTTAGCATGTACGACTCTGACTACACCGGAGCGTTGGTCAAAAAAGACTTCGAGCTGATGTTTAAAAAGCTGTCTACCCTGCGCAACTGGTCGCTGCGATCGCCCCGCTGCCTGGTGCTGCAAGACAAGCTGATGCGCAAGTGGCAAGGGCTCGAAAAAAAAGCCGACACCGCCCACAACGACCAAGTTTCCCGAAACGAATGGCTGGCCTACTACGATGACGGGCTAACCGATAACGAGCTTCACGCCGAGGATATTATCAGCCTGATGGAGCTAATCTTCGATGTCTTTGACCAAGATGAAGATGGCAAAGTCAACGAAGCCGAATGGGGACAGCTGCTGGCCGCCTTTAACGAGTCGCCAGTCTATGCGCCCCTGGTGTTTCCCCCGCTCGATGCCGACCAGGACGGCTGGCTCACCAAAGCCGAGTTTTTGCAGCACTTCAGCGCGTTTTGCTGTAGCGACGAGGCCGACAACCCGGCCAATGGCATGTTTGGACCTTACTAG
- a CDS encoding gamma-glutamylcyclotransferase: MTSLTPLPGPKNDDRDRFYYFAYGSCMCPVDLKRSLGESTHAYVIGPATLEGYRLGFFRRSRLRDCGVLDVVTQPGSTVQGVLYSLPWRLSPALDLREEGYCHEIVTVNCNGQVYGETRTYSVISKTHEEIAPNEWYSSVVMRGAATCGLPEQYCWELFHHIHSLQRRQAPAALRRTA, from the coding sequence ATGACCAGTCTTACCCCCCTCCCCGGCCCCAAGAATGACGATCGCGATCGCTTCTACTACTTTGCCTACGGCTCCTGCATGTGCCCGGTCGATTTGAAGCGATCGCTGGGCGAGAGCACCCACGCCTACGTCATTGGCCCCGCCACACTGGAGGGCTATCGGCTGGGGTTCTTTCGGCGATCGCGCCTGCGCGACTGCGGCGTGCTCGATGTAGTTACCCAGCCCGGCTCCACGGTGCAGGGGGTGCTGTATAGCCTGCCCTGGCGACTCAGCCCCGCCCTTGACCTACGCGAAGAGGGCTACTGCCACGAAATAGTGACAGTAAATTGCAACGGTCAGGTCTACGGTGAAACCCGCACCTACTCCGTGATCAGCAAGACCCACGAAGAGATTGCCCCCAACGAGTGGTACTCCAGCGTAGTCATGCGGGGGGCGGCCACCTGTGGGCTACCCGAGCAATATTGCTGGGAACTGTTCCACCACATTCACTCGCTACAACGGCGGCAGGCCCCGGCAGCGCTACGGCGCACGGCCTAA
- a CDS encoding ribonuclease D produces MADGFEICDRDLTPDLLARYQQASAIACDTETMGLLPLRDRLCLVQLSDPEGHVAVVRIELGQKEAPLLKELLEAPNILKLFHFARFDLATLKHNLGITVAPVFCSKIASKLSRTYSPRHGLKELVRELEGIELDKTAQSSDWGNAMNLSDEQLSYAANDVRYLHGIHHTLTAMLKREGRWDLAQDCFSCLPTFVALDLLQYQGVFEH; encoded by the coding sequence ATGGCTGACGGTTTTGAAATCTGCGATCGCGACCTTACCCCCGATCTACTGGCCCGCTATCAACAGGCCAGTGCGATCGCCTGCGACACCGAGACTATGGGGTTGCTGCCGCTGCGCGATCGCCTCTGCCTGGTGCAACTCTCAGATCCTGAGGGCCATGTAGCAGTGGTGCGCATTGAACTCGGCCAAAAAGAAGCGCCATTGCTCAAAGAACTGCTCGAAGCCCCAAACATTCTCAAACTGTTTCACTTTGCCCGCTTTGACCTGGCCACCCTCAAGCACAACCTGGGCATTACCGTAGCCCCAGTGTTTTGCAGCAAAATTGCCAGCAAACTCAGCCGCACCTATAGCCCCCGCCACGGTCTCAAAGAGCTGGTACGCGAGCTAGAGGGCATCGAGCTCGACAAAACCGCCCAAAGCTCCGACTGGGGCAACGCCATGAATCTCTCCGACGAACAGCTCAGCTACGCCGCCAACGACGTCCGCTACCTCCACGGCATTCACCACACCCTCACCGCCATGCTCAAGCGCGAGGGCCGCTGGGATCTGGCCCAAGACTGCTTTAGCTGCCTGCCCACCTTTGTCGCCCTCGACCTGCTCCAGTACCAGGGCGTATTTGAGCATTAG
- a CDS encoding metal ABC transporter substrate-binding protein — MFLPTVTRPTDGQQFRRSVRWGTGWAIALGVGLVGCSGDEVANTAEEAPVAQADAPVVVATTSVLCDLTEQIAETTIALTCLLEPGTDPHTYQVRPSDRQTIEQADLVLYDGYDLAPNIISLVEGSTTAATRVAVYEAAVPNPLMAEPHDHDHDHADDHDHGAEAAHDHEQDHDHAHEDAHDHGTTAAADLAPDPHVWHSAPNNGAIAAVIAEHLAEINPEQADLYAENADRLAAQFNDIDSWIQTQVATVPAAQRQLVTTHDSFGYFADAYGFEVKGALSGLSTDEQPTPGAMTALVDQVKAAEVPAIFAEDTTNPRLIESVARDAGVAVAEQPLFVEGPGGPGSGAETTQEMLVVNTCTMVTALGGSCDRASAPI, encoded by the coding sequence ATGTTTTTACCTACAGTGACTCGACCAACCGATGGTCAGCAGTTTCGGCGATCGGTCCGGTGGGGCACTGGTTGGGCGATCGCCTTGGGCGTGGGCTTAGTCGGGTGCAGCGGTGACGAAGTGGCCAATACCGCCGAAGAGGCCCCCGTAGCGCAGGCCGATGCCCCCGTAGTGGTAGCCACCACCAGCGTACTTTGCGATCTGACCGAGCAAATTGCCGAAACTACCATCGCCCTCACCTGCCTGCTCGAACCGGGTACCGACCCCCACACCTACCAGGTGAGGCCCTCCGATCGCCAAACTATTGAGCAGGCCGATCTAGTGCTCTACGACGGCTATGACCTCGCCCCCAATATTATTAGCCTGGTAGAAGGCAGTACCACTGCGGCTACGCGGGTGGCGGTCTACGAAGCAGCGGTTCCCAACCCGTTGATGGCTGAACCCCACGATCATGACCATGACCATGCTGACGACCATGACCACGGGGCCGAAGCCGCTCACGACCATGAGCAGGACCACGACCATGCCCATGAGGATGCCCACGACCACGGGACCACAGCGGCGGCAGATCTGGCTCCCGATCCGCATGTCTGGCATAGCGCCCCCAACAATGGCGCGATCGCAGCGGTGATCGCCGAGCACCTAGCCGAGATTAACCCCGAGCAGGCCGACCTCTATGCCGAGAATGCCGATCGCCTAGCCGCGCAATTTAACGATATCGATAGCTGGATTCAAACCCAGGTAGCCACAGTACCCGCCGCCCAGCGTCAGTTGGTGACCACCCACGATTCCTTTGGCTACTTCGCTGACGCCTACGGGTTTGAGGTCAAGGGTGCCCTCAGCGGCCTCAGTACCGATGAACAGCCTACCCCTGGGGCAATGACCGCTTTAGTTGACCAGGTTAAGGCCGCAGAGGTGCCCGCCATTTTTGCCGAAGACACCACCAACCCGAGGCTAATTGAGTCGGTAGCCAGAGATGCTGGAGTGGCCGTAGCTGAGCAACCGCTGTTTGTCGAAGGCCCCGGCGGCCCCGGTAGCGGTGCTGAAACCACCCAAGAAATGCTGGTGGTCAATACCTGCACCATGGTGACAGCGCTGGGGGGCAGCTGCGATCGCGCTAGCGCGCCCATCTAA
- a CDS encoding flavin prenyltransferase UbiX, translating into MPATDSPAFTRPLIVGVTGASGLIYAVHTLKHVLNAGGVIDLVASKASQMVWQAESGIHMPLDPEKQEQFWRDQAGVPTAGKLRCHPWGDVGATIASGSYRTVGMVVIPCSMSTVGRLAAGLSSDLLERAADVQLKEGRKLVVVPRETPFSLIHLRNLTALAEAGARIVPAIPAWYHQPQTIEDLVDFVVARALDQLDIDCVPLHRWQGHLSPNE; encoded by the coding sequence ATGCCCGCCACCGACTCCCCCGCCTTTACCCGTCCCCTAATCGTGGGAGTCACCGGGGCATCGGGCTTAATTTATGCTGTGCACACCCTTAAACATGTGCTCAATGCCGGTGGGGTCATCGATCTGGTGGCGTCTAAAGCATCGCAAATGGTGTGGCAAGCCGAATCGGGCATTCATATGCCCCTCGACCCTGAAAAGCAAGAGCAATTTTGGCGCGACCAGGCAGGGGTTCCCACCGCCGGTAAGCTGCGCTGCCACCCCTGGGGTGATGTAGGGGCTACCATTGCCAGCGGCTCCTACCGGACGGTGGGCATGGTGGTGATACCGTGCAGCATGAGTACCGTAGGGCGACTGGCCGCTGGGCTGAGTTCTGACCTCCTTGAGCGGGCCGCCGACGTGCAGTTAAAAGAAGGCCGCAAACTGGTGGTCGTGCCGCGCGAAACCCCCTTCAGCCTGATTCACCTGCGCAACCTCACCGCCTTGGCCGAGGCGGGGGCACGCATTGTGCCCGCAATTCCCGCGTGGTACCACCAGCCTCAAACCATCGAAGACCTGGTTGATTTTGTAGTGGCCCGTGCCCTCGACCAGCTCGATATCGACTGTGTACCGCTGCATCGCTGGCAGGGGCATCTATCGCCAAATGAGTAG
- a CDS encoding amylo-alpha-1,6-glucosidase: MTISFGRHLCSHRAMATQQEWLITNGIGGYGCGTVAGVLNRHYHGLLVATLKPPLDRTLLVTKVDETAHYLGQSCDLHCDRWADGTLHPQGYLYLESFRLEGTIPIWVYAIADARLEKRVWMEPGANTTYVRYTLSRASVPLDLTLKVLVNHRDHHHSTQGNGWQMTLTECPQGLQIQAKAGVQPFYLLSETAPAQPAHTWYNGYALAVEAYRGIDPYDDHLHAATFAPTLGQGQSFTLVATTEAEADRSGQSALLRRMAYEQHLITQGAAAQPEAEPPAWVRQLVLAADQFVVNRAIATAEGAGAEGAGGDDLDGSPEPASSGKTIIAGYPWFGDWGRDTMIALPGLTLATGRPSLARRILQTFARFLDQGMLPNAFPESGEAPHYNTVDATLWYFEALRAYHRATEDTALIEELFGPLQEVITWHCKGTRHGIQVDAADGLLSAGEAGVQLTWMDAKVKDWVVTPRIGKPVEVNALWYNALLVMADFAAILGQPVGQFQELAAQTRQGFQRFWNESLGYCYDLLDGPDGDDVALRPNQIFAVSLPDPTLGDPCLSADQQQAVVNAVAQRLLTSHGLRSLDPAHPSYQGRYGGDLVERDGAYHQGTVWSWLIGPFAQAHWRVYQDADLAHSFLDPLIHHLQGGCLGTVSEIFDGDAPMEPRGAFAQAWSVAELLRVSALLRPHLKE, encoded by the coding sequence ATGACTATCTCCTTCGGGCGTCACCTGTGCAGCCACAGGGCAATGGCTACCCAGCAAGAATGGCTGATCACCAATGGCATTGGCGGCTACGGCTGTGGCACCGTCGCCGGAGTGCTCAACCGCCACTACCACGGGTTGCTGGTGGCTACCCTCAAGCCGCCGCTCGATCGCACCCTACTCGTTACCAAGGTTGACGAAACCGCTCACTACCTGGGGCAATCCTGCGACTTGCATTGCGATCGCTGGGCCGATGGCACCCTGCATCCCCAGGGCTATCTGTATCTAGAGTCGTTTCGGCTAGAGGGTACGATTCCGATCTGGGTCTATGCGATCGCCGATGCCCGCCTCGAAAAGCGGGTGTGGATGGAGCCAGGGGCCAACACCACCTACGTGCGCTACACCCTTAGTCGGGCCAGCGTTCCCCTCGATTTGACGCTCAAGGTGCTGGTCAACCACCGCGACCACCACCACAGCACCCAGGGCAACGGCTGGCAAATGACCCTGACAGAATGCCCCCAGGGGTTGCAGATTCAGGCCAAAGCCGGTGTTCAACCCTTTTATTTACTTAGCGAAACCGCCCCTGCCCAGCCCGCCCACACCTGGTACAACGGTTATGCCCTCGCGGTTGAAGCTTACCGGGGCATTGACCCCTACGACGATCATCTGCACGCGGCTACCTTTGCCCCCACCCTGGGTCAGGGGCAATCGTTTACCCTGGTGGCCACCACCGAAGCCGAAGCCGATCGCTCGGGCCAAAGCGCCCTGCTGCGCCGTATGGCCTATGAGCAGCACCTGATCACTCAGGGAGCCGCTGCCCAACCGGAGGCTGAACCGCCTGCCTGGGTGAGGCAACTGGTGCTGGCCGCCGATCAGTTTGTGGTCAATCGGGCCATTGCTACGGCTGAAGGTGCTGGCGCTGAGGGGGCTGGCGGAGACGATCTGGATGGTTCTCCAGAGCCGGCTAGCAGCGGCAAAACCATCATTGCGGGCTACCCCTGGTTTGGCGACTGGGGCCGCGACACCATGATCGCCCTGCCCGGCCTCACCCTGGCCACCGGGCGGCCCTCCCTGGCTCGGCGGATCTTGCAGACCTTTGCCCGCTTTCTCGACCAGGGCATGTTGCCCAACGCCTTTCCTGAAAGTGGTGAAGCGCCCCACTACAACACCGTAGACGCTACCCTCTGGTACTTCGAAGCGCTGCGGGCCTACCACCGCGCCACGGAAGACACCGCGCTGATTGAAGAACTCTTTGGCCCCTTGCAGGAGGTGATCACCTGGCACTGTAAAGGCACCCGCCACGGCATTCAGGTCGATGCCGCCGATGGGCTGCTCTCTGCTGGGGAAGCGGGCGTACAGCTCACCTGGATGGATGCCAAGGTGAAGGACTGGGTGGTTACCCCTCGCATCGGCAAACCGGTTGAAGTCAATGCCCTGTGGTACAACGCCCTGCTGGTGATGGCCGACTTTGCCGCAATTTTGGGCCAGCCGGTGGGGCAGTTTCAAGAATTGGCGGCCCAAACCCGCCAGGGATTTCAGCGGTTTTGGAATGAGTCGCTAGGCTACTGCTACGACCTGCTCGACGGCCCCGATGGGGACGATGTGGCCCTGCGGCCTAACCAAATTTTCGCCGTTTCGCTGCCCGATCCAACCCTGGGCGATCCCTGCCTCAGCGCCGATCAGCAGCAGGCGGTGGTGAATGCGGTGGCCCAGCGACTGCTGACCTCCCACGGGCTGCGATCGCTCGACCCGGCCCACCCCAGCTACCAAGGCCGCTACGGTGGTGACCTAGTGGAGCGCGACGGAGCCTACCACCAGGGCACCGTGTGGAGCTGGCTGATTGGCCCCTTTGCCCAGGCCCACTGGCGGGTCTATCAAGACGCCGATCTGGCCCACAGCTTTCTAGACCCGCTAATTCACCACCTCCAGGGCGGCTGTCTGGGCACCGTCAGCGAAATCTTTGACGGCGATGCACCCATGGAGCCGCGCGGGGCCTTTGCCCAGGCCTGGTCGGTGGCCGAACTGCTGCGGGTGAGCGCCCTACTGCGGCCCCACCTGAAGGAGTAA
- the trpB gene encoding tryptophan synthase subunit beta, translating into MTQTPLSPRPAVTDARPDALGRFGQFGGKYVPETLMPALFELEQAFYQYRDEADFKAELDGLLKDYVGRATPLYFAERLTAHYRRPDGNGPDIYLKREDLNHTGAHKINNALGQVLLAKRMGKQRIIAETGAGQHGVATATVCARFGLQCVIYMGVQDMERQSLNVFRMRLMGAEVRGVTAGTGTLKDATSEAIRDWVTNVENTHYILGSVAGPHPYPMMVRDFHAIIGEETRAQCVEKFGGLPDILMACVGGGSNAMGLFHEFVNDPTVRMVGIEAAGSGVASGKHAATLTEGRVGVLHGAMSYLLQDSEGQVIEAHSISAGLDYPGVGPEHSFLKDAGRAEYYSVTDQEALDAFQRVSRLEGIIPALETAHAFAYLETLCPQLTGNPRIVINSSGRGDKDVNTVAKALGGLE; encoded by the coding sequence GTGACCCAAACGCCGCTCTCGCCTCGCCCCGCCGTCACCGATGCCCGCCCCGATGCCCTGGGCCGCTTTGGCCAGTTTGGCGGCAAGTACGTGCCCGAAACCCTCATGCCCGCGCTCTTTGAACTAGAGCAGGCCTTTTACCAATACCGCGACGAGGCCGACTTTAAGGCCGAGCTAGACGGGCTGCTAAAAGATTACGTCGGTCGCGCCACGCCGCTGTATTTCGCCGAGCGGCTCACCGCTCACTACCGCCGCCCCGACGGCAACGGCCCCGATATCTACCTCAAGCGCGAAGACCTCAACCACACCGGGGCACACAAGATCAACAACGCCCTGGGGCAGGTGCTCTTGGCCAAGCGCATGGGCAAGCAGCGGATTATCGCTGAAACTGGAGCGGGCCAGCACGGGGTAGCCACCGCGACGGTGTGCGCCCGCTTTGGTCTGCAATGCGTGATTTATATGGGCGTGCAAGACATGGAGCGCCAATCGCTGAACGTGTTTCGCATGCGGCTGATGGGGGCCGAGGTGCGCGGCGTGACGGCGGGCACCGGCACGCTCAAGGATGCCACCTCTGAAGCGATTCGCGACTGGGTGACGAATGTAGAAAATACTCACTACATCCTGGGTTCTGTGGCGGGGCCGCACCCCTACCCGATGATGGTGCGCGACTTCCACGCCATCATCGGTGAAGAGACCCGCGCCCAGTGCGTCGAGAAGTTTGGCGGCCTGCCCGATATCCTGATGGCCTGCGTTGGCGGCGGCTCCAACGCCATGGGTCTGTTCCATGAGTTTGTCAATGATCCCACCGTGCGAATGGTTGGCATTGAGGCGGCGGGCAGCGGTGTGGCCAGCGGCAAGCACGCCGCCACGCTAACCGAGGGCCGGGTAGGTGTGCTCCATGGAGCAATGAGCTACCTGCTGCAAGACAGCGAAGGCCAGGTGATTGAAGCCCATTCCATCAGTGCTGGTCTGGATTATCCTGGCGTTGGCCCCGAGCACAGCTTTTTGAAGGATGCGGGCCGGGCCGAGTATTACAGCGTCACCGACCAGGAGGCTCTAGATGCCTTCCAGCGGGTGTCGCGCCTGGAGGGGATTATCCCCGCCCTGGAAACCGCCCACGCCTTTGCGTACCTGGAGACCCTCTGCCCCCAGCTCACCGGCAACCCTCGCATTGTGATCAACTCCTCGGGTCGGGGCGACAAGGACGTGAACACGGTGGCCAAAGCCCTTGGCGGGTTAGAGTAG
- a CDS encoding Calvin cycle protein CP12, with protein sequence MSVDGKDFQDELQKAIDYAHQVTAEKGETSSEAAVAWDVVEEMRAEASHQHQKPKKTGFDQYLEDNPEAPEGLMYDT encoded by the coding sequence ATGAGCGTTGACGGCAAAGACTTTCAAGACGAGCTGCAAAAAGCGATCGACTACGCCCACCAGGTTACCGCCGAAAAGGGCGAAACCTCGTCTGAAGCGGCAGTCGCCTGGGATGTGGTCGAAGAAATGCGGGCCGAGGCCTCCCACCAGCACCAGAAGCCCAAGAAAACCGGCTTTGATCAGTACCTAGAAGACAACCCTGAAGCCCCCGAAGGCCTAATGTACGACACCTAA
- a CDS encoding gluconokinase, with protein MTNTIIILTGVSGAGKTTVGKLLAQRLNSPFLDGDDFHSPDNIAKMERGESLTDADRAPWVESLQECIETLLDNGQGAVVACSALKAAYREQLGGDRDRVKFVLLKGSYDLIQQRLKQRQGHFMDDTLLDSQFDALEAPADSLVVDVAPAPEAIVQTIVDCLNVTPAAHPQ; from the coding sequence ATGACTAATACGATCATAATCTTGACAGGGGTTTCGGGGGCGGGCAAAACGACCGTTGGCAAACTGCTGGCCCAACGCCTCAACAGCCCCTTCCTCGATGGCGACGATTTTCACTCGCCCGATAATATAGCCAAAATGGAGCGAGGTGAATCGTTAACCGATGCCGATCGCGCTCCCTGGGTTGAGTCTTTGCAGGAATGTATTGAAACGTTGCTAGACAATGGCCAGGGAGCGGTGGTGGCCTGCTCAGCCCTCAAAGCTGCCTATCGCGAGCAGCTCGGCGGCGATCGCGATCGGGTCAAATTTGTGCTGCTAAAAGGCTCCTACGACCTGATTCAGCAGCGGCTCAAACAGCGCCAGGGTCACTTTATGGACGACACCCTGCTAGACAGCCAATTTGACGCCCTAGAAGCCCCCGCCGACAGTCTGGTGGTCGATGTAGCCCCAGCCCCAGAGGCGATCGTGCAAACCATCGTAGACTGCCTGAACGTAACGCCAGCAGCTCACCCCCAGTAA
- a CDS encoding DUF29 domain-containing protein has product MSAEIDVKPKSLYDVDYQLWLEDTVAQLQSQNFSALDLENLIEEIESLGRSDKRSLNSYLKRLCEHLLKLSYWETERNRCFSGWDREIGNFRQEIQEILDDSPSLRNHLKNRYTAEYVKGRDLFLRVSKLDAKQVPEEPCFTLEQALDSKWLPWQPDLSDKD; this is encoded by the coding sequence ATGAGTGCGGAAATCGACGTCAAACCAAAGTCGTTGTACGACGTAGATTACCAACTCTGGTTGGAAGACACTGTCGCTCAGCTGCAATCCCAAAACTTTAGCGCCCTTGATCTAGAAAACCTGATTGAGGAAATTGAAAGCTTGGGCAGAAGTGATAAGCGATCGCTCAACAGCTATCTAAAGCGACTCTGTGAGCACCTGCTAAAACTGAGCTACTGGGAAACCGAGCGAAATAGATGTTTCTCTGGTTGGGACAGAGAAATTGGCAACTTTCGTCAAGAAATTCAGGAAATTTTAGACGACAGCCCCAGTCTGAGAAACCATCTGAAGAATCGCTACACCGCTGAGTATGTCAAGGGCCGAGATTTGTTTTTAAGGGTCAGCAAATTAGACGCTAAGCAGGTTCCCGAGGAGCCTTGCTTCACGCTTGAGCAGGCCCTTGATAGCAAATGGTTGCCCTGGCAGCCTGACCTATCCGATAAAGATTAG